The window TCAAATATATTAATTTGAGTTTATCAAACTAACTAAATAACACATGAAAATAATTGATGGCTGTTTAATGACGATTTATTGCAACAGTTTATTGTTTTTATAAACTTTGATGCTATTTTTATAAAATTAAACGTTACTACACCAACGGGCTGCCAAACCAAAGCCCTGTTACTTGTATTATGATAAAATTCATCACTAAAACCATCCTGATAATTAGCCTTTGTACAATTTCTTTTTTTACTAAAGCACAGGTAGGATATGATTACGCTCAATATGATGTTGGCACGGCAGTAGGTGTTAACATTGTTGCTATGGCCGATGTAAATACATTTACGGTTACCCCATCTGTCCACTTTAATTTCAATTACAACCAAAGTCCCTTTGTTAATTATGTATTTGAGTTACAGGTTGGCCGTTTAGAAGGCGGCACGTTGGCATCATCGTCGGGCAGAATGTTTGAAAACCACTTCACCGCGTTTTCATTCAGGGGCCAGTTACAGGCCGGCGAGTTTTTGGATTATTCATCAAGCCCGTTCATGAACGTGATGAAAAACTGGTACGTTTCCACAGGAATTGGCTATATATCAAACCATATAGTGTCCAAAACCGACGATAAACGCGGCCTTCAATATACCCCGGCAGGCGACAATAACGCTCAGGCACCTTTTGTACCGGCAAGAATTGGGTATGAATTTAAGTTATACAATCAGTACAGCCAACCAAGTGTTAAAATTGACTTGGGATTCCAATACAATTTTGCATTCAGCGATAACCTTGATGGCTATACCTCGGCGGGTAACAACGATGCTTATGCGCAATTTACCATTGGTGTAAAATTTGCCATTGGCGGTGTTACATCATATCGTAAACAAATTCATTACTAATACTACAGTGAGTGTCTGTTTTTTGCATTCCTGCGGTGCCTGATATTATACACGATGTTTTTTTTGGCAAGGTTTTTACTGTACCTTTAATTACAAATTACAAAATCTATGAACATTCAAAATATCAACCCCGGCGATGAAGAAGATGATGCATTAACCGATAATGCCAGCGACAATGACCTTACGCTAAAAGATGAACTTGGCGAAGTTACTGATAAGGAAGATTTGAGTTATAACGAAGAGGAGGACAGCTTTGAATACGATGTAAAAAGCGATGATCCGGATTATGACCATCCGGATCCGTATAAAACATCAGTAAAAAATGGCGAGGACATGAACTCCACGTATGATGAAGCTAACCCTTATGATGCGGCAGACGGTGAATACGCCAGTAAAAGATCTATTGAAACAGATGTTGACGACCTGGGGATGCATATTGACGATGGCGACATTGTTGAGGTGGATGCCGCTGACGCCGCGCTTTGCCATACACCAGAAGATGACAGAGATGACCTGGATGAAGAAGGGTATCCTAAGAATATTTAAGTTTTGAGTAATGAATTTTAAGTGGTAAGTTAAAAAACAACTCAAAACTCATTACTTAAAACTCACAACTTGATTAATCAAAATCAAGATTAAAGCGATTGCGCAAATCCATCAGTTCGGGGTTGCGGGATGCCATGTACTGAAATTTTTCTATTGAGGTGTAGGGCTTACGAACAACTTCCTGTTCATCCACGCGGGCATTTACCTCGATAGTAAAGTTGTTTAGCTTGGTTCGCAAAAAATTATGCATCTCTGGCCGCTCTTCTCTGAATAAATTTTCCTGCACTTTATTGCCCACCAAAATTTCAAATTCGTATGGCCTTATCATCCGTGGCGCGTTTGACGTAAAAATGGTAACCAGGTTTTTTTTACCATCGGCTTTAACTTTAGCGGCAAAATCACTCCAGTATTTTAAAAAGCTATCCATGGTAAAATCATCCCGTGAGTCGCCTTTTATATAGGGATCTTCTTCTTCAAGTATTTCCTCTTCTGTTTTAGCGGTATCTGTTAACGATGGAGTTAACGTACTCCTAAGCGGCATAATAATTTTAGGCTTTTCGGCAGCAGCTTCTTTTACCTGTACAGCTTGATTTGCCGGGGCGGGCTGTCCATTAGTTGCGGGAACTGTTTTGTTGATAGCTTGCGCCGCGCTTAAAACCGGCGCGTCATTGGCTAAATTAACAACCGGCGGAGGGGTTATTGCTGCGGTATCAGGTTTTTTTTTTAATCCCCCATCTGCGATGGGCGTTGCGTTAAGTGGCGTGGTAGCCATATTAAAGGCCGAAGGCAGATGGCACATTTTGAGCAATGCCAGTTCAACCTGCAGCCGTTGATTTTTACTTAGCTTATAGCTAATATCGCATTGATTAGCAATATTCATGGCCGATAACAGGAACGATACCGAGCCTGCCTGCGATTGCTGTAAGTATTTATTTTTGATGCCCTCGCTTACTTCCAGCAACTTTAAAGTGGTTTGATCTTTACTTACCAGCAGGTTACGGAAGTGTTCGCTTAAGCCGGCAATAAAATGCGCTCCATCAAAACCACGCGACAATATCTCGTCAAAAAACAACAGTACTTTGGCAGTGTCTTCTTTAAGCAGGCTTTCTGTTATATTAAAATAATAATCGTAATCAAGTATATTCAGGTTGTCAATAACCGAGCGATAGGTAACCTTACCGCCCGAGAAACTCACTATCTGGTCAAACATCGACAGCGCGTCGCGTAACCCGCCATCGGCTTTTTGGGCTATAATATGCAGGCCATCGGGTTCGAAACTAATGTTTTCTTTGCCGGCAATAGAAGCCAGGTGGCCGGCCATATCATCAACCTTAATGCGATTAAAATCAAAAATCTGGCAGCGGGATAATATGGTGGGGAGTATTTTGTGTTTCTCGGTAGTAGCCAATATAAATATGGCATAATGAGGAGGCTCTTCCAATGTTTTCAGGAAAGCGTTAAAAGCCGCCTGCGATAGCATGTGCACCTCATCAATAATATAAACCTTGTAGCGCGCAGCTTGTGGCGGTATGCGTACCTGCTCAATAAGGCTGCGGATATCATCAACCGAGTTATTGGATGCGGCATCCAGTTCATGTACGTTAAAGGAGTTGCCGTTTTCAAAGGCTTTGCAGCTTGGGCATTCGCCACAAGCTTCGCCATTAGGCTGCAAATTGGTGCAGTTAATGGTTTTAGCCAGGATACGTGCACACGTAGTTTTGCCCACACCACGCGGACCACAAAACAAAAATGCCTGTGCCAGCTGGTTGTTTTTAATGGCGTTTTTGAGTGTATTGGTTATGTGCTGCTGACCAACAACGGTTTCAAAAGTAGCCGGGCGATACTTACGGGCCGAAACAATGAAATTATCCACAGCCGCTAAGTTAATGAGAAATTAGGTTTGTTTAAAGCTGATGTTGGTAAAATTTTGGCGAAACGTTTAACGCCGAACAAATAGATAAAATCTGTATTTTTGACTTAAAGTTAAACAACAATGCAATTATCAGATTTGGATGTCACTAAAACTTATACTTATGCCGACTATTTAAAGTGGGCGTTTGATGAGCGTATTGAACTTATTAAAGGGAAAATCTTCAAAATGAGCCCAGCCCCGGGATCAATTCATCAACGTTTATCTCAAAGAATAAGCCTCAAATTGGGCATCTACCTGATTGGCAAAAGGTGTGAGGTTTTTACAGCACCCTTCGACGTAAGATTATCACGGAAGACCAGTAACGACAAAGAAGTCAATACCGTAGTACAACCCGACATTTGTGTAATATGCGATATTAATAAAGTAGATGACCGGGGCTGTTTAGGAGCTCCCGATATTGTAGTCGAAATTTTATCGCCCGGTAACAATAAAAAGGAATTACAAAACAAATATGAAGTTTACGAGGAAAATGGCGTACTTGAATACTGGATTATCCATCCATCCGAAAAAACATTTCTTAGATATAGCCTTGTTGGAAACAGCTACCAGGCATCGCGGTTACTTACTACCGGCGATGAAGTAACAACACCTGTATTGCCTGGTTTTGTATTAAATCTGGATGAACTTTTTGCAGTAACCAACAATTAACAAAAAACTTATAACTACGGCTGCCCATTCATATATGAAACTTGTTAAAACTTCTAAAAATCAGGAACAGGTAAAACGTTCAAAAACCTACATAAAATACGAAAAACTGCTGGCTGATATAGAGAAGAAAAAACAATTTAAACTTAATCTTCAGGAAGGACTGCAAAAAGCTTACGCGAAAATTGAAGCCGAACTGGCACCAATGGATCATGAGCTACAACTGCTTTTGCGCGATTTTTTAATCCGGTTAGACGAGCTTGCGACTGAATTTGGTGTGGGAAAACTCAATAAAGAATATCTTCAGTCATACATGACCAACGAACTTGAACAATTGCTGAATACTTTCGGTCATCAGGATACCGTTTTATCAGCTTTATTTCAAAAATACGCCCAGGTTTCAATGAATGACCTGGAAAATGATGAAGATTTGATGGAGGTGGCAAAATCAATGGGTGCGATGTTAGGTGTTGAGATAGACATTAAAGAACTGTTAGAAAAGGGGCAGGAAGAATTTCTTGAAGCATACAAAGAAAAAATTATTGAACACATAAATAATAACCCGAAGGACTTTACGGATGCCGAAAACTTAGGCGACAGCCCCAAAACAGCAGCAAACAAAAAAGAGGCAAATGAAACCGACCGGATTGCAAAGGATGCCAGAAGTATTTATATGCGGCTTGTTAAAAAGTTTCATCCCGACCTGGAAACAGACGAGGAAGCGAGAAACCATAAAACAGAAATCATAAAACAGGTGACCCACGCCTACCAGGAAAATGACTTTCTTACACTGTTAAAATTGCAAATAACCTATATTGATGATAATGAAACCGATGCCACTTCTGTTGCCGATGATATGCTTAAACGCTATGTTAAATTATTAGGTAAACAACTGGAAGAGCTAAATGCTTCCATACACGAAACCCATTTTACCAGCGGTACAGCCATTGCAGATTTCATTGACAAAAACGGTAAGTTTAGTCCGCAAAAATTCGCAGCAAGCCGCAGGCATATCCAAAAACAGATAGAAATACTCAAATCAACACTCGCAAGCTCAAAAAAGAGGCCCAAAGGGTGGTTTAAGGAGCAATTGATGATGGCAAAAGATGTTGTTATGCAAAATATGATGGAGGATATGTTTGCGGATATCTTTGATACGGACTTCTGATCGTAAGTAAAGTGCTTATTGCAAATCGTCATCCGGCAGGTGGTCATCATCGTCCGGGTCAGGTGCGTCAGCATCATTGCCTGTTTGCATATCATGCAGGTCGCTTTCGGCATCCAGTTGGTCGTCAAAATCTTCATCGTCCTCGTCGTCCCAGTCGCCTTCAATCTCATCGTCATCCCCGCCGCCAAAAGACAATACATTGGTGTTATTTTCAACTAAAAAACTTTCCGGTTCAATGTTTGCCGAACGCATTAAAGATATGGCCATATTTAGATTATGTTTTATAATGATATGTAACAAGAAGTAAGAGAGGTATGTTTGTTGCCAAATAAAGGATTAGAGAAAGTCGATCCTTAAAATCTCTTTAATAGTATAATACCCCTTTGCTTCGGGCATATAAACTTCTTTCGGGGCCCAGGTTATTTTGAGTTTTTTATTTAAAAGTAAAGCAGGTGTTTTTATGAATTTTTCTGAGCCCGGGAAATTGCCAAACCATAAAAAAGATTTTTCGGTATCCTGATCATCTTTTATCACGATATAATTAAACCCTTTCAAATCAATCCTTTTAAATGTGCCGAGTGTTGAACTGGTGGCGGTCTCCTCGCTGTCCTCGTTTTTTGCCATTGCCGTAGATAGCTGTAAAAAGTACTTGCAGTTTTGCTTCATCAGGTCCTTTCCTAATTCAATACCAACAAGGCGCATAGCCGCCTGATCGGTCATGTCCACTTTCTTTTCAGCTGCCAAATCCGGCAGCATATCAGCATGCGCCATTACGCAACTTGTATAAGCTTTAACGGCCTCACTCTTGGTAGTGATTTTTGAGAGGTCGAGTTTTGAAAGGCTGCTGCAAATACTGTCAGCAAGTCTTCTTTCTACCGGCCCGGGGGTAACCGTCTGGGATTTGGCGGTAGTAATAATTAATGTAAGAATAGCAGTGAAAACGATTAGGTATTTTTTCATGTTTTTTATTTGTCGCAAATATAAATTGACGATTTATTTTTAGATGGTAAATATGCTAATTTTCAAGCTGAAAATATTTGAATGGTAAAAATATTATCACTACATTTGCAGCCCCGTAATAGCGGGTAATTAATTAAAAATCAAAGTATAATAATGCAACAGTACGAAATCGTGATCGTTCTAACCCCGTTGTTATCAGTAGAAGTTGCTGCCGAGGCTAACGCCAAGTTCAGCAAAATCTTAACTGATGGCGGAGCCGAAATTGTCCAGGAGGATAATTGGGGTTTGAGAAAATTAGCGTACCCTATTCAAAAAAAGACTACAGGGTACTATCACTTAACTGAATTTAAGGCTCCGGGTGAATTAATTAACAAATTGGAGGTTGAATTAAGGCGCGATGAGCGTGTTTTGCGTTTCCTGACCATTGCTTTAGATAAGCATGCTGTTGCGTATAACGACAAAAAACGCAGCGGTGCCTTTAACAAGAAACCTAAAGCAACAGAGGAGGCTTCAAAATAATGGCAAACGAACAAATTAAATACGTTACCGCTCCAAAAGTGGAGGATAACCGTAAAAAATACTGCCGTTTTAAAAAGAATGGTATTAAGTATATCGATTACAAAGACGCTAACTTTTTATTGAAGTTCATTAACGATCAGGGTAAAGTATTACCACGCCGTTTAACAGGTACTTCATTAAAATTCCAGCGTAAAGTGGCCCAGGCTGTTAAACGTGCCCGCCATATTGGTTTATTACCTTACGTTACAGATTCATTAAAATAATAGGAGATTTAAGAAATGGAAGTTATTTTAAAACAAGATGTAAAAAACCTGGGTGATAAAGACGATGTAGTAAACGTTAAACCAGGTTATGGCCGTAACTACCTTTTACCTAAAGGCTTCGCCATATTAGCTACGCCAAGCGCACGCAAAGTTTTAGCTGAAAACTTGAAACAAGCTCAGTTTAAACAAGAAAAAATCCGCAAGGATGCCGATGCGATTGCTGCCCGTTTAGAAAGCGTTAAACTTAACATTGGTGCCAAAGCAGGCGAAACCGGAAAAATCTTCGGTGCTATCAATACCATCCAGGTTGCTGATGCATTGAAAAAAGAAGGTTTTGATGTTGACCGTCGCCGTATCACTTTTGATCAGGAGCCTAAGTTTGTTGGTGATTACATCGCAAACATTAACCTGCACAAAGAAGTTAAGGTACAAGTTCCTTTCTCGGTAGTAGCTGAGTAATTTATATTTCGGGATTCGAACTTTTGATTTCGGATTTTGACTTAAATTTTAGAATTTTAAAAGGTGTTTTGCATAGCAAAGCACCTTTTTCATTTTATAGAAACTTATTACAATAGTGCAACGCAATTACAACTCATCAAAATTATCCAACTCAAAGCCGGGTAAAAAAAGTTCGGTGCCAAAAAGCAGGTTCAATGGTATCTTTAAGCTTGTTTTCCGAATTTTTAAGCTGGGATTTATCCTTTTTTTCGGCCTTAGTTTATTTGGCGTGTTGCTGTTTCGCTTTGTGCGGCCGCCCTTTACCTGGCTGATGATTGAGCGCGGTTTTCAGCAAAAAGCCCGTGGTGTAGATTGGAAGATAGATAAGCAATGGGTGAGTTTTGATGAGATATCTGACAACATGAAACGCGCCGCCGTAGCTGCCGAAGACCAAAGCTTTTTAGAGCACCATGGCTTCGATTTCAAAGCGATAGAAAAAGCTATCGAAAAAAATGCGCACAGTAAAAGACTGATAGGTGGCAGCACCATATCGCAGCAGGTGGCAAAAAATGTTTTCCTGTGGGAAGGCCGTTCGTTGCTGCGTAAAGGGATCGAGGCATATTTCACCGTATTGATTGAAGTTTTCTGGAGCAAGAAACGCATTATGGAAATGTACCTGAACGAAATTGAGATGGGTGACGGCATTTACGGTATCGAAGCTGCATCGCAGGCCTATTTTCATAAACATGCCTCGGACCTTACAAAACACGAGGCCGCCGCTATAGCGGTAATATTCCCAAGTCCGCTTAAATGGTCGGCAACAAACCCTACCCGGTATTTAAAGCACAGGCAGTATTTGATCATGAAAAACATGAAAAGGCTGGGGCCATTGGATTTTTAGGCGAAGCCCCCTAACCTCCAGAAGGGGGAACAACAGTTGCAGTTAATATGCCCCTTTATAAACTTTCGTTCCCCCTTCAGGGGGTTAGGGGGCTTCGCTGTTATTTATACTTCCAATGTCTTGATTTGCCCTCGGCAATCCACTCAGCAGCGGTTTCCATTCGTTTCTGGCGGGTAGCATCGCTTTTGGCATCAACTATCCATTCCACATATTCCTTTTTATGCGAGTAGCTGGATTTATCGAAGTTAAAACTCGCGTTAGGGTAAGTTTTCAAAAACTCCGTGAAATATTCAGGGATAACCAATTCGGTTTTTGGAGCCGACGCCTTTTTTACAGCCTCAGGTGTTTTCTTGCCACTTTCGTTCAAGGCTATTGCCTGCCGTATAAAATCCTGTAGAATCTCTTTAGATGGCAAGTCTTCTATTTTAGTTATCCTGCCAAAGCTGCCGGCAGATCCATCGCCGATGCTTAATGCACTATGAGGATCAATCAATAACGTTGCCTTCCAGAAACCGAATGAACAGTGCTCTTTAAAAGCAGCCATCTGGCATACCGGGCCCTTGTAATCAAAAAAAGGGAAGCCCCATTTTACGGTCTCCACCAATAAAGGGGATGTTTCATGTACAATTTCCCTGATGTATTCCAATATTGGTTTGGCAAAATCGGCGGCTTTTTCAATAAAAGCATCAACCCGGCTATCGTATTGTTCCATAAAATAAATTTAGTAACAAATTGTTAAATCGCAACCGACCTGCAACGTTTAAGGGATATTTTGCATCTTAGCTAAAGCAGGTAATTTCGTCACACAAAATCATGTAAGGTTATGACTATAAGAGCATTCAAGTTATTTACAGGAATCTTCATGCTGGCTTTTGCAGTGAGTACCGGTTACTGCCAGGTAAAAACCGCCTCGCCCAGCCCCTTTACTGATAAAGATATGGTTTCATGGGATTACAGCTCAAAAACCATTGGCGAAGACTATACCATTTATGTACATTTTCCGCCGGGATATGATACCACAAAAATTAAATATCCGGTATTATACATGACTGATGGCGACTGGAACATGACGGTTGCCATGAACTGCTTTAACATGCTGAGGCAGGATTATAAAACTACCGAAGCCCTGATTGTTGGCATAGGCTATGGTAGCCGCCCCAACAAACGTAACCGCGACCTTAACCCCGAAACCGGCGGACCAAAATTCATATCGTTTATTGAACAGGAAGTAATACCTTTTATACAAGGCAAATACAGGGTTAATGATAATAAGGCTTTATATGGCTACTCATTCGGGGGCATGTTTACCACCATGGTATTGTTTAACCATCCTGGTTTGTTTAATATGGTATTTATAGGTGCACCCGGTAATACCGGCAGGGAGCTGCTACCATCTGCGCAAAAATATTTTGCAAACCATACTGATCTTAATTGCCGGGTGTTTTTAGGCGTGGGATCATACGAGCAGGAAAATGCGAAGAACATTGAGCAGTTTACCGCTTACATGAAAAAACAAAACTGTAAAAACCTGGATATTGATTTTGCAATTACTCCGGGTGCAAATCATGGTGCTGCCCTGGCACAGGTAATGCAAAATGCCATAGCGTTTGCATATTGCCAAAAACATAAAGCAATCATACTAACTGCAAAAGAGCTTGAACCGTACAGCGGCAATTACAAGGTAGCCGGCGACGAAAAAGATACGTTTAAAGTGTATTTGTCAGGAGGTAAACTATACTTTAAACAAAACGACCAGTTGCCCCAGGAATTTGCACCTTACGCCAAAGATTCTTTTTTTATGTACGAAGATGAAAAAGCCGACATCAACTTTAAAACAGAAGGCGGCAAAAAATATTTAGTATTTAACTTTCCAGGTGAAAAGCCGGTAAGGTTGGATAGGGTTAATTAAT is drawn from Mucilaginibacter ginsenosidivorax and contains these coding sequences:
- the rplI gene encoding 50S ribosomal protein L9 gives rise to the protein MEVILKQDVKNLGDKDDVVNVKPGYGRNYLLPKGFAILATPSARKVLAENLKQAQFKQEKIRKDADAIAARLESVKLNIGAKAGETGKIFGAINTIQVADALKKEGFDVDRRRITFDQEPKFVGDYIANINLHKEVKVQVPFSVVAE
- a CDS encoding Uma2 family endonuclease is translated as MQLSDLDVTKTYTYADYLKWAFDERIELIKGKIFKMSPAPGSIHQRLSQRISLKLGIYLIGKRCEVFTAPFDVRLSRKTSNDKEVNTVVQPDICVICDINKVDDRGCLGAPDIVVEILSPGNNKKELQNKYEVYEENGVLEYWIIHPSEKTFLRYSLVGNSYQASRLLTTGDEVTTPVLPGFVLNLDELFAVTNN
- the rpsF gene encoding 30S ribosomal protein S6, encoding MQQYEIVIVLTPLLSVEVAAEANAKFSKILTDGGAEIVQEDNWGLRKLAYPIQKKTTGYYHLTEFKAPGELINKLEVELRRDERVLRFLTIALDKHAVAYNDKKRSGAFNKKPKATEEASK
- a CDS encoding DNA polymerase III subunit gamma/tau, with amino-acid sequence MDNFIVSARKYRPATFETVVGQQHITNTLKNAIKNNQLAQAFLFCGPRGVGKTTCARILAKTINCTNLQPNGEACGECPSCKAFENGNSFNVHELDAASNNSVDDIRSLIEQVRIPPQAARYKVYIIDEVHMLSQAAFNAFLKTLEEPPHYAIFILATTEKHKILPTILSRCQIFDFNRIKVDDMAGHLASIAGKENISFEPDGLHIIAQKADGGLRDALSMFDQIVSFSGGKVTYRSVIDNLNILDYDYYFNITESLLKEDTAKVLLFFDEILSRGFDGAHFIAGLSEHFRNLLVSKDQTTLKLLEVSEGIKNKYLQQSQAGSVSFLLSAMNIANQCDISYKLSKNQRLQVELALLKMCHLPSAFNMATTPLNATPIADGGLKKKPDTAAITPPPVVNLANDAPVLSAAQAINKTVPATNGQPAPANQAVQVKEAAAEKPKIIMPLRSTLTPSLTDTAKTEEEILEEEDPYIKGDSRDDFTMDSFLKYWSDFAAKVKADGKKNLVTIFTSNAPRMIRPYEFEILVGNKVQENLFREERPEMHNFLRTKLNNFTIEVNARVDEQEVVRKPYTSIEKFQYMASRNPELMDLRNRFNLDFD
- a CDS encoding YdeI/OmpD-associated family protein; this translates as MEQYDSRVDAFIEKAADFAKPILEYIREIVHETSPLLVETVKWGFPFFDYKGPVCQMAAFKEHCSFGFWKATLLIDPHSALSIGDGSAGSFGRITKIEDLPSKEILQDFIRQAIALNESGKKTPEAVKKASAPKTELVIPEYFTEFLKTYPNASFNFDKSSYSHKKEYVEWIVDAKSDATRQKRMETAAEWIAEGKSRHWKYK
- the mtgA gene encoding monofunctional biosynthetic peptidoglycan transglycosylase yields the protein MQRNYNSSKLSNSKPGKKSSVPKSRFNGIFKLVFRIFKLGFILFFGLSLFGVLLFRFVRPPFTWLMIERGFQQKARGVDWKIDKQWVSFDEISDNMKRAAVAAEDQSFLEHHGFDFKAIEKAIEKNAHSKRLIGGSTISQQVAKNVFLWEGRSLLRKGIEAYFTVLIEVFWSKKRIMEMYLNEIEMGDGIYGIEAASQAYFHKHASDLTKHEAAAIAVIFPSPLKWSATNPTRYLKHRQYLIMKNMKRLGPLDF
- the rpsR gene encoding 30S ribosomal protein S18; this encodes MANEQIKYVTAPKVEDNRKKYCRFKKNGIKYIDYKDANFLLKFINDQGKVLPRRLTGTSLKFQRKVAQAVKRARHIGLLPYVTDSLK
- a CDS encoding alpha/beta hydrolase-fold protein, with amino-acid sequence MTIRAFKLFTGIFMLAFAVSTGYCQVKTASPSPFTDKDMVSWDYSSKTIGEDYTIYVHFPPGYDTTKIKYPVLYMTDGDWNMTVAMNCFNMLRQDYKTTEALIVGIGYGSRPNKRNRDLNPETGGPKFISFIEQEVIPFIQGKYRVNDNKALYGYSFGGMFTTMVLFNHPGLFNMVFIGAPGNTGRELLPSAQKYFANHTDLNCRVFLGVGSYEQENAKNIEQFTAYMKKQNCKNLDIDFAITPGANHGAALAQVMQNAIAFAYCQKHKAIILTAKELEPYSGNYKVAGDEKDTFKVYLSGGKLYFKQNDQLPQEFAPYAKDSFFMYEDEKADINFKTEGGKKYLVFNFPGEKPVRLDRVN